One part of the Musa acuminata AAA Group cultivar baxijiao chromosome BXJ1-5, Cavendish_Baxijiao_AAA, whole genome shotgun sequence genome encodes these proteins:
- the LOC135674622 gene encoding probable alkaline/neutral invertase D, producing the protein MNGFKEPGMRKVGSYSSMADGDDLDLSRLPDRPKLPIERQRSCDERSMNELSINVRGLESFDSLYSPGGMRSGFSTPASTARNPFEPHPIIAEAWEALRRSIVYFKGEPVGTIAAYDHASEEVLNYDQVFVRDFVPSALAFLMNGEPEMVKNFLLKTLYLQGWEKRIDRFKLGEGVMPASFKVLHDPVRKTDTLVADFGESAIGRVAPVDSGFWWIILLRAYTKSTGDSSLAESPECQKGIRLILTLCLSEGFDTFPTLLCADGCSMIDRRMGIYGYPIEIQALFFMALRCALTMLKHDSEGKEFVERIVKRLHALSYHMRTYFWLDFQQLNDIYRYKTEEYSHTAVNKFNVIPDSIPDWVFDFMPTRGGYFIGNVSPARMDFRWFALGNCVAILSSLATPEQSMAVMDLIEERWEELVGEMPLKVTYPAIESHEWRIVTGCDPKNTRWSYHNGGSWPVLLWLLTAACIKTGRPQIARRAIELAESRLLKDSWPEYYDGKLGRYIGKQARKFQTWSIAGYLVSKMMLEDPSHLGMVSLEEDKAMKPLIKRSASWTCPEISLDMIL; encoded by the exons ATGAACGGGTTCAAGGAACCGGGGATGCGGAAGGTGGGATCGTACTCCTCGATGGCGGACGGCGATGATCTTGACCTGTCGCGGCTGCCCGACAGGCCGAAGCTCCCCATTGAGCGGCAGAGGTCGTGCGATGAGAGGTCGATGAACGAGCTCTCCATCAATGTCAGAGGCCTCGAGAGCTTCGACAGTTTGTACTCTCCCGGAGGCATGAGGTCTGGATTCAGCACACCGGCCTCCACGGCTCGGAACCCGTTCGAGCCGCATCCGATCATTGCGGAGGCTTGGGAGGCCCTAAGAAGGTCGATAGTGTATTTCAAGGGGGAGCCCGTCGGCACGATTGCTGCTTATGATCACGCATCGGAGGAAGTCCTCAACTATGACCAG GTATTTGTTCGCGATTTTGTACCAAGTGCACTGGCTTTTCTGATGAATGGGGAACCAGAGATGGTTAAGAACTTCCTTTTGAAGACTCTGTACCTTCAAGGCTGGGAAAAGAGGATAGACCGTTTCAAGCTTGGGGAAGGTGTGATGCCGGCAAGCTTCAAGGTGCTGCATGATCCTGTTAGGAAAACCGACACACTGGTTGCAGATTTTGGTGAGAGTGCAATTGGAAGAGTTGCACCTGTTGACTCTGGGTTCTGGTGGATTATTCTTCTGCGTGCTTATACGAAGTCAACTGGGGATTCATCTCTTGCAGAATCACCTGAATGCCAAAAGGGAATAAGGCTTATACTAACTTTATGTCTGTCCGAGGGCTTTGATACATTTCCAACCTTGCTCTGTGCTGATGGCTGCTCGATGATCGATCGAAGAATG GGTATATATGGTTATCCTATCGAAATCCAAGCTCTTTTCTTTATGGCATTGAGGTGTGCTCTGACAATGCTCAAACATGATTCAGAGGGAAAGGAATTTGTAGAGCGAATAGTGAAACGTTTGCATGCTCTAAGTTATCACATGAGAACCTACTTTTGGCTTGATTTCCAGCAACTAAATGACATTTATCGCTACAAAACCGAGGAATACTCTCACACAGCTGTGAACAAGTTCAATGTGATTCCTGATTCAATTCCAGATTGGGTGTTTGATTTCATGCCTACTCGAGGTGGTTACTTCATCGGAAATGTCAGCCCTGCAAGGATGGACTTCCGTTGGTTTGCGTTGGGTAACTGTGTTGCTATTTTGTCATCTCTTGCTACCCCTGAGCAATCCATGGCTGTGATGGATCTCATTGAAGAACGTTGGGAAGAGCTGGTTGGAGAAATGCCTCTCAAGGTTACTTACCCTGCCATAGAGAGCCATGAGTGGCGGATAGTTACTGGCTGTGACCCCAAGAACACCAGATGGAGTTACCACAATGGAGGATCTTGGCCAG TGCTTCTGTGGCTGCTCACTGCAGCCTGTATAAAGACTGGTCGACCCCAGATTGCACGACGAGCAATAGAGCTTGCTGAGAGCAGACTGTTAAAAGACAGTTGGCCAGAATACTATGATGGTAAGCTAGGAAGATACATCGGCAAGCAGGCAAGGAAGTTTCAGACATGGTCCATTGCAGGTTATTTGGTATCGAAGATGATGCTGGAAGACCCATCTCATCTTGGGATGGTCTCTCTTGAAGAGGACAAAGCCATGAAGCCTCTAATAAAGAGATCAGCCTCATGGACCTGCCCGGAGATTTCACTGGACATGATCCTATAA
- the LOC135674623 gene encoding bifunctional aspartate aminotransferase and glutamate/aspartate-prephenate aminotransferase-like, with amino-acid sequence MYIRNALGTVTGVGAKKNDDYLLVFGGVGWWRHREERNRVALLIHQPPRLPWKGSLSYPSMEASLSFRRPSSSPSSFFSRSPNPLRSLPDLDAPKILSFPMSWSRKRCHISAEMGVKSALSPDSTTPVDLSVSPRVSSLKPSKTMAITDQATALVQAGVPVIRLAAGEPDFDTPAAISEAGINAIREGYTRYTPNAGTLELRKAICHKLEVENGLSYTPDQILVSNGAKQCILQAVVAVCSPGDEVLIPAPYWVSYPEMARLADATPVILSTNISDDFLLNPDFLASKINEKSRLLILCSPSNPTGSVYPKKLLEEIADIVRKHPRLLVLSDEIYEHIIYPPAKHTSFASLPGMWERTLTVNGFSKAFAMTGWRLGYLACPKHFLTACGKIQSQSTSGASSISQKAGLAALGLGYAGGEAVSVMVKAFQERRDFLVESFKELEGVKISEPQGAFYLFIDFSSYYGSEVEGFGTIKDSESLCRFFLDKGQVALVPGDAFGDDKCIRMSYAASLSTLQEAMKKIKEAIGLLRAPAAV; translated from the exons ATGTATATTAGAAATGCTCTCGGCACTGTTACCGGGGTTGGTGCGAAGAAGAACGACGACTACTTGCTCGTGTTTGGTGGTGTTGGTTGGTGGCGGCATAGAGAAGAGAGGAATCGAGTTGCTTTATTAATACATCAGCCACCCCGGCTGCCCTGGAAGGGCTCTCTCAGCTACCCATCAATGGAGGCCTCTCTCTCCTTCCGCcgcccctcctcctccccttcttcaTTCTTCTCCCGATCCCCTAATCCCCTCCGGTCTCTTCCGGACTTGGATGCGCCAAAGATCCTGTCTTTTCCGAT GTCGTGGAGCAGGAAAAGGTGCCATATTTCGGCCGAGATGGGGGTGAAGTCGGCCCTCTCTCCGGATTCGACGACGCCCGTCGATCTCTCGGTGAGTCCCAGGGTGAGCTCGCTCAAGCCGTCGAAGACCATGGCCATCACCGACCAGGCCACCGCCCTCGTGCAGGCTGGTGTGCCCGTCATCAGGTTGGCTGCCGGAGAACCTGATTTCGACACCCCGGCTGCGATTTCGGAG GCtgggattaatgcaattcgagaaGGTTATACGAGGTATACTCCAAATGCCGGGACTCTGGAGCTCAGAAAGGCAATTTGTCATAAGCTTGAAG TCGAGAATGGTTTGTCCTACACACCTGACCAGATTTTGGTTAGCAATGGGGCCAAACAGTGTATTTTGCAAGCTGTGGTTGCAGTTTGTTCTCCAGGGGATGAG GTTTTAATTCCAGCACCGTACTGGGTCAGCTACCCTGAGATGGCTAGGTTGGCTGATGCAACTCCAGTAATTCTTTCAACAAACATATCAGACGACTTCCTACTAAATCCAGACTTTCTTGCTTCAAAGATCAATGAGAAATCAAGGCTGCTTATACTTTGTTCTCCATCCAATCCTACTGGTTCTGTTTATCCAAAGAAACTGCTTGAGGAGATAGCTGATATAGTGAGGAAACATCCAAGGCTTTTG GTTTTATCTGatgaaatatatgaacatatcaTTTATCCACCAGCCAAACACACAAGCTTTGCTTCATTGCCCGGAATGTGGGAAAGAACCTTAACCGTGAATGGGTTTTCTAAG GCTTTTGCAATGACTGGTTGGCGACTTGGGTACCTTGCCTGCCCTAAACACTTCTTAACAGCTTGTGGAAAGATTCAGAGCCAG TCTACCTCTGGTGCTAGCAGCATATCCCAGAAAGCTGGACTTGCAGCTTTAGGTTTGGGCTATGCTGGTGGCGAAGCAGTCTCGGTCATGGTGAAGGCATTCCAGGAAAGACGAGATTTCTTAGTTGAAAGCTTTAAAGAATTGGAGGGTGTGAAGATATCAGAGCCCCAG GGTGCTTTCTATCTGTTCATCGACTTCAGTTCCTACTACGGTTCTGAGGTTGAAGGATTTGGCACTATCAAAGACTCTGAATCCCTTTGCCGGTTCTTCTTGGACAAGGGCCAG GTTGCACTTGTTCCGGGAGATGCATTTGGAGATGATAAATGCATTCGGATGTCATACGCTGCATCTCTATCAACCTTGCAAGAAGCaatgaagaaaataaaagaagccATTGGTCTCCTCAGAGCACCTGCTGCTGTCTAA
- the LOC135674624 gene encoding ammonium transporter 3 member 1-like — protein sequence MSVPVAYQGNTSAAVADWLNKGDNAWQMISATLVGMQSMPGLVILYGSIVKKKWAVNSAFMALYAFAAVWICWVTWAYNMSFGDKLLPFWGKAKPALGQKFLIKQAELPATTHYYHDGNVETGMATPYYPMASMVYFQCVFAAITLILLAGSLLGRMNIKAWMLFVPLWLTFSYTIGAFSLWGGGFLYHWGVIDYSGGYVIHLSSGIAGFTAAYWVGPRSTKDRERFPPNNVLLMLTGAGLLWMGWAGFNGGDPYSANIDSSLAVLNTNICAATSLLVWTCLDVIFFKKPSVIGAVQGMITGLVCITPGAGLVQGWAAIVMGVLSGSIPWFTMMIVHKRSRLLQQVDDTLGVFHTHAVAGFLGGATTGLLAEPTLCALFLPVTNSRGGFYGGVGGVQFLKQLVGALFVVGWNIVATTIICLVIRLVMPLRMSEEQLTIGDDAVHGEEAYALWGDGEKYDSTRHGWYSDETQHNAVATGVTLNV from the exons ATGTCGGTGCCGGTGGCGTACCAGGGGAACACGTCGGCGGCCGTGGCCGACTGGCTCAACAAAGGCGACAACGCATGGCAGATGATATCCGCCACGCTGGTCGGCATGCAGAGCATGCCGGGGCTGGTCATCCTCTACGGGAGCATCGTGAAGAAGAAGTGGGCGGTGAACTCGGCCTTCATGGCGCTCTACGCCTTCGCCGCCGTCTGGATCTGTTGGGTCACATGGGCCTACAACATGTCGTTCGGAGACAAGCTGCTGCCCTTCTGGGGAAAGGCCAAGCCGGCGCTGGGCCAGAAGTTCCTCATCAAGCAGGCGGAGCTGCCGGCCACCACCCACTACTACCACGACGGCAACGTGGAGACGGGCATGGCCACGCCCTATTACCCCATGGCCTCCATGGTCTACTTCCAGTGCGTCTTCGCGGCCATCACCCTCATCCTCCTCGCCGGCTCCCTCCTCGGTCGCATGAACATCAAGGCGTGGATGCTCTTCGTCCCCCTCTGGCTCACCTTCTCCTACACCATCGGCGCCTTCTCCCTCTGGGGCGGCGGCTTCCTCTACCACTGGGGCGTCATCGACTACTCCGGCGGCTACGTCATCCATCTCTCCTCCGGCATCGCCGGCTTCACCGCCGCCTACTGG GTCGGCCCGCGGTCCACCAAGGACAGGGAGAGGTTTCCGCCCAACAACGTGCTGCTGATGCTGACGGGAGCCGGGCTGCTGTGGATGGGGTGGGCGGGGTTCAACGGCGGCGACCCCTACTCCGCCAACATCGACTCCTCCCTGGCGGTGCTCAACACTAACATCTGCGCCGCCACCAGCCTCCTGGTGTGGACGTGCCTCGACGTCATCTTCTTCAAGAAGCCGTCCGTGATCGGAGCCGTCCAAGGAATGATCACCGGCCTCGTCTGCATCACTCCCGGTGCAG GTTTGGTGCAGGGATGGGCTGCCATAGTGATGGGTGTGCTGTCGGGCAGCATCCCCTGGTTCACCATGATGATCGTGCACAAGCGCTCCCGCCTCCTGCAGCAGGTGGACGACACCCTGGGCGTCTTCCACACCCACGCCGTCGCCGGCTTCCTGGGTGGCGCGACCACCGGCCTGCTGGCGGAGCCCACCCTGTGCGCCCTCTTCCTCCCCGTCACCAACTCGCGGGGCGGCTTCTACGGCGGCGTCGGGGGCGTGCAATTCCTCAAGCAGCTCGTGGGCGCGCTGTTCGTCGTGGGGTGGAACATCGTCGCCACCACCATCATCTGCCTCGTCATACGGCTGGTGATGCCGCTGCGCATGTCGGAGGAGCAGCTCACCATCGGCGACGATGCGGTGCACGGCGAGGAGGCCTACGCGCTGTGGGGCGACGGGGAGAAGTACGATTCCACCCGGCACGGCTGGTACTCGGACGAGACGCAGCACAACGCGGTGGCCACCGGTGTCACCCTCAACGTTTAG
- the LOC135675177 gene encoding glyoxylase I 4-like: protein MEMQEVEETPLVSLNHVSFVCRSVTRSVKFYEEVLGFASIKRPSSFNFHGAWLFNYGIGIHLLQCNSEEGMPKKKAVINPKEDHISFQCSNMQALKRKLERTGVEYVTAVVEEGSVQVRQLFFHDPDGHMIEICNCDDLPVLPLSSCPVKLKLPSPMPPPPAADPSSLISSTISFNADEESPNARCAVKAEAVILENLFADTMPISF, encoded by the exons ATGGAGATGCAGGAGGTAGAGGAGACGCCGCTGGTGTCACTGAACCATGTCTCCTTCGTGTGCCGGTCGGTGACACGGTCTGTCAAGTTCTACGAGGAGGTGCTCGGCTTCGCCAGCATCAAGAGGCCTTCATCTTTCAACTTCCATGGCGCTTG GTTGTTCAACTACGGCATTGGCATACACTTGCTGCAATGCAACTCCGAGGAGGGAATGCCGAAGAAGAAGGCAGTCATCAACCCCAAGGAGGACCACATCTCCTTCCAGTGCTCCAACATGCAGGCCTTGAAGCGGAAGCTGGAAAGGACGGGAGTGGAGTACGTGACGGCGGTGGTGGAGGAAGGCAGCGTCCAGGTGAGGCAGCTCTTCTTCCACGACCCCGACGGGCACATGATCGAGATCTGCAACTGCGACGACCTCCCGGTGCTCCCCCTCTCGTCGTGCCCGGTCAAGCTCAAGCTCCCTTCGCCGATGCCGCCGCCGCCGGCAGCAGATCCTTCTTCCCTAATTTCTTCGACCATCTCATTCAACGCAGACGAGGAGTCTCCCAACGCCCGGTGTGCTGTGAAGGCTGAGGCCGTGATCCTTGAGAACTTGTTTGCAGACACGATGCCCATCTCCTTCTGA
- the LOC135674625 gene encoding filament-like plant protein 3 isoform X2 has protein sequence MDRRSWLWRRKQSDRSPGETESSGSASSEMHSGDQEALISSSPRHAQSPEVASKDVSQDNETIRTLNEKLSAALVNISAKENLVRQHAKVAEEAVLGWENAEKEVSSLKQQLEAASKEKSSLEDRIVHLDAALKECVRQFWQTKEEQGQKVHDTITKKTREWDSDKLELEIRLTELQAQLEAKAEITTSVDHQLCSKVDILEEEKSSLKVELDTLTRDLQMRTLELELSARVAETASKQHLDNIKKLTKLEAECRRLRATARKSSLANEQKLLSSSHYSESVTDSQSDAGEQLLSLDNEQSCSDSWASALIAELDQFKNEKANATSVTTSAEIDLMNDFLEMERLVALPEDDHGSSSIEHDNGSDHTFNRGSSSRKELDTICLHMVELEEPVEKMTTAKIGTESSLPVMNNQLKNTHDQLEATEAKLVELQRQLNLVNGENHVLEIELEAAEGKTNELQLQLELANTKNAELQERANLLERKSEEEQELSAKLKVRCQNIGATEANKRKEAEHQLESAFGEIAELKETISLLERKFEEEKALSTELASRCWKSEVLKGKKEELECQLELANLEIQNLRGMAGSFEMKLEEEKAYSTELLAKCQSMEAMEAKKKELECQLTTEHLEVGKLQEKVNILEGKVEEERALCLGLAANIEAIEAKRKELVVQLESAHMEVGILQEKLIALEKQVEEERALSADYATKYHRLEHELSRKQQATEFHLSASSNRVLKTRQEKEIALAAGKLVECQETIASLNRQLKTLAKFDELMLETEKPESNGELLDLRGDSKIIDPSISPE, from the exons ATGGACCGTCGGAGTTGGCTGTGGAGGCGGAAGCAATCGGACAGGAGTCCTGGTGAGACTGAGAGCTCAGGGTCAGCCTCTTCCGAGATGCACTCTGGTGATCAG GAGGCACTGATTAGTTCTTCTCCAAGGCATGCTCAGTCACCTGAGGTTGCATCAAAGGATGTCAGCCAGGACAATGAAACTATAAGGACTTTAAATGAGAAATTATCAGCTGCTCTTGTGAACATAAGTGCTAAAGAAAATTTGGTAAGACAGCATGCAAAAGTTGCAGAAGAAGCTGTTTTAG GCTGGGAAAATGCAGAGAAGGAAGTTTCATCTCTAAAGCAGCAGCTTGAAGCTGCATCAAAGGAGAAATCATCCCTTGAAGATAGAATTGTTCATCTTGATGCTGCCCTCAAGGAGTGTGTCAGGCAGTTCTGGCAAACAAAGGAAGAGCAAGGACAGAAAGTCCATGATACCATCACCAAGAAAACCCGTGAATGGGATTCTGACAAATTGGAGCTTGAAATCCGACTTACTGAGCTTCAAGCCCAACTGGAAGCTAAAGCTGAAATTACCACATCTGTTGACCACCAGCTTTGCTCAAAGGTTGACATTCTTGAGGAAGAAAAATCTTCTCTTAAAGTTGAACTAGATACCCTTACTAGGGATCTCCAAATGAGAACATTAGAGTTGGAGCTAAGCGCCAGAGTAGCAGAAACAGCTAGCAAGCAACATTTGGACAACATAAAAAAGTTAACAAAGCTTGAAGCTGAGTGCCGTAGGTTACGAGCTACAGCACGTAAATCATCATTAGCTAATGAGCAAAAGCTCCTTTCTAGCTCGCATTATTCTGAATCTGTCACTGATAGCCAGTCAGATGCTGGTGAACAGTTATTAAGTCTGGATAATGAGCAAAGTTGTTCAGATTCATGGGCATCAGCCCTAATTGCAGAGCTTGATCAGTTCAAAAATGAAAAGGCTAATGCAACAAGTGTCACCACTTCTGCAGAAATTGACCTAATGAATGATTTCCTGGAGATGGAAAGACTAGTCGCGTTGCCTGAGGATGACCATGGAAGCTCTAGCATTGAGCATGACAATGGTTCGGACCATACTTTTAACAGAGGCAGCTCTTCAAGAAAGGAACTTGATACTATCTGTCTGCATATGGTTGAGTTGGAAGAGCCAGTCGAGAAAATGACAACCGCAAAAATTGGAACGGAATCGTCTTTACCTGTAATGAACAATCAGCTAAAGAATACACATGATCAGCTGGAAGCAACTGAAGCTAAGTTGGTTGAGTTGCAAAGGCAACTTAATTTGGTTAATGGGGAAAATCATGTTCTTGAGATAGAACTAGAAGCAGCCGAGGGAAAGACAAATGAACTTCAGCTCCAGCTCGAATTAGCAAATACCAAAAATGCGGAGTTACAGGAGAGAGCAAACTTATTAGAAAGGAAATCTGAAGAAGAGCAGGAGTTGTCTGCCAAACTGAAAGTGAGGTGCCAAAATATAGGGGCAACAGAAGCTAATAAGAGGAAGGAAGCTGAACATCAGCTTGAGTCAGCATTTGGTGAAATTGCAGAGTTAAAGGAAACAATTAGTTTATTAGAAAGAAAATTTGAAGAAGAGAAAGCTTTGTCCACAGAACTGGCATCTAGGTGTTGGAAATCAGAAGTATTGAAAGGAAAGAAAGAGGAATTGGAGTGTCAGCTTGAGTTAGCAAATTTGGAAATTCAAAATCTACGTGGGATGGCTGGTTCATTTGAAATGAAACTTGAGGAGGAGAAGGCATATTCAACAGAACTTTTAGCCAAGTGTCAGAGTATGGAAGCCATGGAGGCAAAGAAAAAGGAGTTGGAGTGTCAACTTACTACAGAACATTTGGAAGTAGGCAAGTTACAGGAGAAGGTGAATATACTGGAAGGGAAAGTTGAGGAGGAAAGAGCATTGTGTTTGGGGCTTGCAGCTAATATAGAGGCCATAGAGGCAAAGAGAAAGGAATTGGTGGTGCAACTTGAGTCAGCACATATGGAAGTTGGGATCCTCCAGGAGAAGTTGATCGCATTAGAAAAACAAGTTGAAGAGGAAAGGGCACTGTCTGCAGACTATGCAACAAAGTACCACAGGTTGGAACATGAGTTATCCAGGAAGCAGCAAGCAACTGAATTCCATTTATCAGCATCCTCAAATAGAGTGTTGAAGACTAGACAG
- the LOC135674625 gene encoding filament-like plant protein 3 isoform X1, with amino-acid sequence MDRRSWLWRRKQSDRSPGETESSGSASSEMHSGDQQEALISSSPRHAQSPEVASKDVSQDNETIRTLNEKLSAALVNISAKENLVRQHAKVAEEAVLGWENAEKEVSSLKQQLEAASKEKSSLEDRIVHLDAALKECVRQFWQTKEEQGQKVHDTITKKTREWDSDKLELEIRLTELQAQLEAKAEITTSVDHQLCSKVDILEEEKSSLKVELDTLTRDLQMRTLELELSARVAETASKQHLDNIKKLTKLEAECRRLRATARKSSLANEQKLLSSSHYSESVTDSQSDAGEQLLSLDNEQSCSDSWASALIAELDQFKNEKANATSVTTSAEIDLMNDFLEMERLVALPEDDHGSSSIEHDNGSDHTFNRGSSSRKELDTICLHMVELEEPVEKMTTAKIGTESSLPVMNNQLKNTHDQLEATEAKLVELQRQLNLVNGENHVLEIELEAAEGKTNELQLQLELANTKNAELQERANLLERKSEEEQELSAKLKVRCQNIGATEANKRKEAEHQLESAFGEIAELKETISLLERKFEEEKALSTELASRCWKSEVLKGKKEELECQLELANLEIQNLRGMAGSFEMKLEEEKAYSTELLAKCQSMEAMEAKKKELECQLTTEHLEVGKLQEKVNILEGKVEEERALCLGLAANIEAIEAKRKELVVQLESAHMEVGILQEKLIALEKQVEEERALSADYATKYHRLEHELSRKQQATEFHLSASSNRVLKTRQEKEIALAAGKLVECQETIASLNRQLKTLAKFDELMLETEKPESNGELLDLRGDSKIIDPSISPE; translated from the exons ATGGACCGTCGGAGTTGGCTGTGGAGGCGGAAGCAATCGGACAGGAGTCCTGGTGAGACTGAGAGCTCAGGGTCAGCCTCTTCCGAGATGCACTCTGGTGATCAG CAGGAGGCACTGATTAGTTCTTCTCCAAGGCATGCTCAGTCACCTGAGGTTGCATCAAAGGATGTCAGCCAGGACAATGAAACTATAAGGACTTTAAATGAGAAATTATCAGCTGCTCTTGTGAACATAAGTGCTAAAGAAAATTTGGTAAGACAGCATGCAAAAGTTGCAGAAGAAGCTGTTTTAG GCTGGGAAAATGCAGAGAAGGAAGTTTCATCTCTAAAGCAGCAGCTTGAAGCTGCATCAAAGGAGAAATCATCCCTTGAAGATAGAATTGTTCATCTTGATGCTGCCCTCAAGGAGTGTGTCAGGCAGTTCTGGCAAACAAAGGAAGAGCAAGGACAGAAAGTCCATGATACCATCACCAAGAAAACCCGTGAATGGGATTCTGACAAATTGGAGCTTGAAATCCGACTTACTGAGCTTCAAGCCCAACTGGAAGCTAAAGCTGAAATTACCACATCTGTTGACCACCAGCTTTGCTCAAAGGTTGACATTCTTGAGGAAGAAAAATCTTCTCTTAAAGTTGAACTAGATACCCTTACTAGGGATCTCCAAATGAGAACATTAGAGTTGGAGCTAAGCGCCAGAGTAGCAGAAACAGCTAGCAAGCAACATTTGGACAACATAAAAAAGTTAACAAAGCTTGAAGCTGAGTGCCGTAGGTTACGAGCTACAGCACGTAAATCATCATTAGCTAATGAGCAAAAGCTCCTTTCTAGCTCGCATTATTCTGAATCTGTCACTGATAGCCAGTCAGATGCTGGTGAACAGTTATTAAGTCTGGATAATGAGCAAAGTTGTTCAGATTCATGGGCATCAGCCCTAATTGCAGAGCTTGATCAGTTCAAAAATGAAAAGGCTAATGCAACAAGTGTCACCACTTCTGCAGAAATTGACCTAATGAATGATTTCCTGGAGATGGAAAGACTAGTCGCGTTGCCTGAGGATGACCATGGAAGCTCTAGCATTGAGCATGACAATGGTTCGGACCATACTTTTAACAGAGGCAGCTCTTCAAGAAAGGAACTTGATACTATCTGTCTGCATATGGTTGAGTTGGAAGAGCCAGTCGAGAAAATGACAACCGCAAAAATTGGAACGGAATCGTCTTTACCTGTAATGAACAATCAGCTAAAGAATACACATGATCAGCTGGAAGCAACTGAAGCTAAGTTGGTTGAGTTGCAAAGGCAACTTAATTTGGTTAATGGGGAAAATCATGTTCTTGAGATAGAACTAGAAGCAGCCGAGGGAAAGACAAATGAACTTCAGCTCCAGCTCGAATTAGCAAATACCAAAAATGCGGAGTTACAGGAGAGAGCAAACTTATTAGAAAGGAAATCTGAAGAAGAGCAGGAGTTGTCTGCCAAACTGAAAGTGAGGTGCCAAAATATAGGGGCAACAGAAGCTAATAAGAGGAAGGAAGCTGAACATCAGCTTGAGTCAGCATTTGGTGAAATTGCAGAGTTAAAGGAAACAATTAGTTTATTAGAAAGAAAATTTGAAGAAGAGAAAGCTTTGTCCACAGAACTGGCATCTAGGTGTTGGAAATCAGAAGTATTGAAAGGAAAGAAAGAGGAATTGGAGTGTCAGCTTGAGTTAGCAAATTTGGAAATTCAAAATCTACGTGGGATGGCTGGTTCATTTGAAATGAAACTTGAGGAGGAGAAGGCATATTCAACAGAACTTTTAGCCAAGTGTCAGAGTATGGAAGCCATGGAGGCAAAGAAAAAGGAGTTGGAGTGTCAACTTACTACAGAACATTTGGAAGTAGGCAAGTTACAGGAGAAGGTGAATATACTGGAAGGGAAAGTTGAGGAGGAAAGAGCATTGTGTTTGGGGCTTGCAGCTAATATAGAGGCCATAGAGGCAAAGAGAAAGGAATTGGTGGTGCAACTTGAGTCAGCACATATGGAAGTTGGGATCCTCCAGGAGAAGTTGATCGCATTAGAAAAACAAGTTGAAGAGGAAAGGGCACTGTCTGCAGACTATGCAACAAAGTACCACAGGTTGGAACATGAGTTATCCAGGAAGCAGCAAGCAACTGAATTCCATTTATCAGCATCCTCAAATAGAGTGTTGAAGACTAGACAG